In a single window of the Sediminicoccus sp. KRV36 genome:
- a CDS encoding DUF3775 domain-containing protein, with amino-acid sequence MSQAEEEEEGFDLGISLEIVATVVDLANAVQEAEEARIGGDDDDEELDDDEEDEITEEMLTDYIDELNEEQQVALIALAWMGRGDYEPEEWQEALKLAAERNARGDASAYLSGLEGLADLLTEGAGAFGLAIEEVER; translated from the coding sequence ATGTCGCAAGCGGAGGAAGAGGAGGAGGGCTTCGATCTCGGCATCAGCCTGGAGATCGTCGCGACCGTCGTAGACCTGGCCAATGCCGTGCAAGAGGCCGAGGAGGCCCGCATCGGCGGCGATGACGATGATGAGGAACTCGATGACGACGAGGAAGACGAAATCACCGAGGAGATGCTCACCGATTACATCGACGAGCTGAACGAGGAGCAGCAGGTGGCGCTCATCGCGCTCGCCTGGATGGGACGCGGCGATTACGAGCCGGAGGAATGGCAGGAGGCGCTGAAACTCGCCGCCGAGCGCAATGCCCGCGGCGATGCCAGCGCCTATCTTTCAGGCCTGGAAGGCCTGGCCGATCTTCTGACCGAAGGAGCCGGCGCCTTCGGCCTCGCCATCGAAGAAGTGGAACGCTGA
- a CDS encoding D-sedoheptulose 7-phosphate isomerase, giving the protein MAEAVTILGAVRASAALMARMEADTAMQEAATRAAEACIAALRAGGKVMICGNGGSAADAQHWAGELVSRFHYDRPGLAAIALSTDSSILTGIGNDYGYDRVFSRQVEALGQKGDVLFGLTTSGRSANIHAAMRAARERGILTVGFTGNGPGTAELAALCDLLIRIPSASTPSIQEGHEVLGHAICAMVEAAMFPRKD; this is encoded by the coding sequence ATGGCCGAAGCCGTCACGATCCTGGGCGCGGTCCGCGCCTCCGCCGCCCTGATGGCGCGGATGGAAGCCGATACGGCCATGCAGGAGGCCGCGACGCGCGCCGCCGAAGCCTGCATCGCCGCCCTTCGCGCGGGTGGCAAGGTGATGATCTGCGGCAATGGCGGCAGCGCCGCCGATGCGCAGCATTGGGCGGGGGAGTTGGTGAGCCGCTTCCATTATGATCGCCCTGGCCTCGCGGCCATCGCGCTCAGTACCGACAGCTCCATCCTGACCGGCATCGGCAATGACTATGGCTATGACCGCGTCTTTTCCCGCCAGGTGGAGGCGCTGGGCCAGAAGGGTGATGTCCTGTTCGGGCTGACAACCTCGGGCCGCTCGGCGAATATTCACGCGGCCATGCGCGCCGCGCGTGAGCGGGGCATCCTCACCGTGGGCTTTACCGGGAACGGACCCGGGACGGCGGAATTGGCTGCCCTGTGTGACCTGCTGATCCGGATCCCCAGCGCATCAACGCCCTCCATTCAGGAAGGGCATGAGGTCCTGGGCCACGCCATCTGCGCCATGGTCGAAGCCGCGATGTTTCCGCGCAAAGACTGA